TTTTTATTTTACCTTTTTCAAGTTCATACATATGTTTCTTACGCTCTAGCGTCAAAAACGTATCTTGCACAAGATCGATACTTAATTGTTCATCTCGGTTAAATCGATATAAAAATGTGTATAGCGCTGGTTTGATTAAAACATATAGTCTTTCTCCTGCTTGTTTATCTCCACTTTGATACGCAAGCATGAGCTCCTCCTCAATCCCAATCTGCGCCATGATTTTTGATCTCCTTTATTCCTTTTAACGTTAATGAAATACGGGAAATTAAATATGCAATCGCAATAAAAATCCACAATTGTGATTGATTTGTAAAAAATTGCACATATGGGTTTTGAATCGTAAATCCCATTGTAACTAAAGTATTTAACGCTTGCACACATATGCATGCATACAACGCAAGGCAGATAGAAATAGTGTCAAATACATTCCAGCGAAAATACACTTTTGTTTTTGTAAAATCAATTTTATATCCATTTTTCCGTACTATATGTTTTCTATCAAATGGAATAATGATTGAAAACATAACACCCATTATAACTCCAGCTGTAAGCATTGATACTCTATATCCAATTGGTATCGGTAAGAAAAGACCACAAGAAAATACAACTATAATTCCAATTACAGCAAAAGTAAGAAGTAATTTATTAGACATATAAAAGCCTCCCTCATCTATTCTTTCATAAATGTATACAGACGAGGAAGGCACTTCGTTCAAATATTATTTTAGTTTTTTTATAATCTTTGCAGGATTCCCGCCAACTACTACATTATTAGGCACATCTTTCGTTACGACAGCACCAGATGCGATCACCGCATTGTCTCCAATTGTTACACCTGGATTAATAATTGCTCTTCCGCCAATCCATACGTTATCGCCAATTGTAACTGGTTTTCCGTATTCTGATCCGCTTATACGCTCTACCGGATCAAGTGGGTGCGTTGCTGTATAAATGTGAACACCTGGAGCTAACATACAGTTCACTCCGATTGTTACCGGGCATACGTCTAAAATCGTACAGTCAAAGTTCGCGTAAAAATTTTCACCGACATGAATGTTATAGCCGTAATCACATCTAAAAGAAGATTCAAGATGAATATTATCTCCTGTCGTTCCGAATAATTCTTTTACGATTTCGCTACGCTCTTTCAATTGCTCTTCTGGCGTATCATTTAATTTTCTCGTTAATATACGTGCTTGCTCTCTTTCTTGTACTAAAACTGGATCAGCCGGTATGTACATTTCTCCTAGTATCATCTTTTCCTTTTCTGTTTTCATCATACTATCCCCTTTAACTTATATATATAAGTTCATGATATCATAAAAAAGAAAGGCCTGAACATTTTTCGTTCAGACCTTTCTCTCTTAATCTTCCATCGTTGATAAGTCACCTGTTGGTAAGTTTAACTCCCACGCTTTTAATACGCGACGCATAATTTTACCACTTCTCGTTTTCGGTAATTTATCTCTAAATTCAATTTGTCTCGGCGCTGCATGAGCTGCTAGGCCTTTCTTTACAAATTGACGAATTTCTTCTTTTAATTCATCAGATGGTTCGTATCCTGCTCGAAGTGCGATAAATGCTTTAATAATTTCGCCGCGCACCGGATCAGGAATACCAATTACACCGGCTTCTGCAACAGCAGCATGCTCGATTAATTTACTTTCTACTTC
This genomic interval from Bacillus thuringiensis contains the following:
- a CDS encoding maltose acetyltransferase domain-containing protein; the protein is MMKTEKEKMILGEMYIPADPVLVQEREQARILTRKLNDTPEEQLKERSEIVKELFGTTGDNIHLESSFRCDYGYNIHVGENFYANFDCTILDVCPVTIGVNCMLAPGVHIYTATHPLDPVERISGSEYGKPVTIGDNVWIGGRAIINPGVTIGDNAVIASGAVVTKDVPNNVVVGGNPAKIIKKLK